The following are encoded in a window of Thiohalobacter sp. IOR34 genomic DNA:
- a CDS encoding type III-B CRISPR module-associated protein Cmr3 — MNWHAIEPLDVLFLRGNKLFGDPGSYGEALVPPWPSVAAGAIRSAILARDGVDFGAFGDGQVAHETLGTPSAPGAFRLTAFHLAQWADGRWQALHAPAADLVIAKTDEDGITVHRLEPQAVANGIQGSIPTGQLPVMAQPERAKPDRGWWLTEAGYRIYLDGGTPEPPEKGEKKNHHMIHSNRLWQMDERVGVGLDTARRRADDGKLFTVQAVAFRVGVGFLAATEGDALGEETLLRLGGDGRGATLRAVDHRPPEPDLEAIASAGRCRIVLTSPGIFPEGWRLPGMDGDGRFELGGVRGRVVSACVSRAETMSGWDLAARRPKPAQRTAPTGSVYWLEDLKASPEALRKLVNHGLWPEPGYDSQRRAEGFNRFTFATY; from the coding sequence CCATCGAACCGCTGGACGTGCTCTTCCTGCGTGGCAACAAGCTGTTCGGCGATCCGGGCAGCTACGGCGAGGCCCTGGTGCCGCCCTGGCCGTCGGTGGCCGCCGGCGCCATCCGCTCGGCTATCCTGGCCCGGGATGGTGTGGATTTCGGCGCCTTCGGCGATGGCCAGGTGGCGCACGAGACCCTGGGCACACCGTCTGCGCCCGGTGCATTTCGCCTCACCGCTTTCCACCTGGCGCAATGGGCCGATGGCCGGTGGCAGGCCCTCCATGCCCCGGCCGCCGACTTGGTCATCGCCAAAACGGACGAAGACGGCATCACCGTTCACCGGCTGGAACCGCAGGCGGTGGCCAACGGCATCCAGGGCTCCATCCCCACCGGACAACTGCCCGTGATGGCTCAGCCCGAACGCGCCAAGCCCGATAGAGGCTGGTGGCTTACCGAGGCGGGTTATCGAATCTATCTGGACGGGGGTACGCCGGAGCCGCCGGAAAAGGGCGAGAAGAAAAACCATCACATGATCCATTCGAACCGGCTCTGGCAGATGGACGAACGTGTGGGCGTGGGGCTGGACACCGCGCGCCGCCGCGCCGACGATGGCAAGCTGTTCACCGTGCAGGCCGTGGCCTTCCGGGTGGGGGTCGGCTTTCTCGCCGCCACCGAGGGCGATGCGCTTGGTGAAGAGACCCTGTTGCGCCTCGGCGGCGATGGCCGGGGCGCCACCCTGCGCGCCGTGGACCACCGCCCGCCCGAACCCGACCTGGAGGCCATCGCTTCCGCCGGACGCTGCCGCATCGTGCTCACCAGCCCCGGCATCTTCCCCGAGGGCTGGCGGCTGCCGGGCATGGACGGGGACGGCCGTTTCGAACTCGGCGGGGTGCGCGGGCGTGTCGTCTCGGCCTGCGTATCCCGCGCCGAGACCATGAGTGGCTGGGATCTTGCCGCCCGCCGGCCCAAGCCGGCGCAGCGTACGGCGCCCACCGGCAGCGTGTACTGGCTGGAAGACCTGAAAGCCTCGCCCGAGGCCCTTCGCAAGCTTGTGAACCACGGCCTGTGGCCGGAACCGGGCTACGATTCCCAGCGCAGGGCCGAAGGTTTCAACCGCTTCACGTTTGCCACCTACTGA
- the cmr4 gene encoding type III-B CRISPR module RAMP protein Cmr4, whose product MFKKQAAVFLYAVSPVHMGAGTATGIIDNPIQRERHTHHPSFAGSGIKGAVRHAWQQLVDASKLDEEERKETAGMLTAIFGPESRSGDLHAGAVSFGDAQLVAFPVRSLKNGYVYATCPQALARAQRLLDLVGEAVEWEIPDVKENNCVLRSSKALCTERDGKQLLHVEAFEYNAVESDSLGRVASDLAEKGLPDDSAYGFFRDKLKQDLVLLSNTDFAWFVENATLVEPHVRIDPDTGAADGGGLFYTENLPPESLLIAPLMASQTRSGKAQHMEAGEVMMKMKNALDGQLLQVGGDATTGRGMVMASVVGG is encoded by the coding sequence ATGTTCAAAAAACAGGCCGCCGTATTTCTGTACGCCGTCAGCCCCGTGCACATGGGGGCGGGCACGGCCACCGGCATCATCGACAACCCCATCCAGCGGGAACGCCATACCCACCACCCCAGTTTCGCCGGCTCCGGCATCAAGGGCGCGGTGCGCCATGCATGGCAACAGCTTGTCGATGCCTCGAAACTCGATGAAGAGGAAAGAAAGGAAACGGCAGGCATGCTCACTGCCATATTCGGCCCCGAATCCCGTAGTGGCGATCTGCACGCCGGCGCGGTGAGCTTCGGCGACGCCCAGCTCGTCGCCTTCCCCGTGCGCAGCCTGAAGAACGGCTACGTGTACGCCACCTGCCCGCAGGCCCTGGCGCGGGCACAACGGCTGTTGGACCTCGTGGGTGAGGCCGTCGAATGGGAGATACCCGACGTCAAGGAAAACAACTGTGTGCTGCGATCTTCAAAAGCGCTTTGCACCGAGAGGGACGGCAAACAGCTTCTCCACGTTGAAGCCTTTGAATACAACGCCGTAGAGTCTGATTCCTTGGGGCGGGTTGCCAGCGATTTGGCCGAAAAGGGCCTGCCGGACGACAGTGCCTATGGCTTCTTCCGCGACAAGCTGAAACAGGATCTGGTACTGCTGTCCAACACCGATTTCGCCTGGTTCGTGGAAAATGCCACCCTGGTGGAACCCCACGTGCGCATCGACCCCGACACCGGCGCCGCCGACGGGGGCGGCCTGTTCTACACCGAGAACCTGCCGCCCGAGTCCCTGCTCATCGCCCCGCTCATGGCCAGCCAGACCCGCAGCGGGAAAGCGCAGCACATGGAGGCCGGCGAAGTCATGATGAAGATGAAGAACGCGCTGGACGGACAGCTCCTGCAGGTGGGCGGCGACGCCACCACCGGCCGCGGCATGGTGATGGCGAGCGTGGTGGGAGGCTGA
- the cmr5 gene encoding type III-B CRISPR module-associated protein Cmr5 gives MAQTLEQKRAQHAWQKAGEGVAKFNEAYVNDAKGLSALIMNSGLMQVMAFLEGKDGRHAFLGGHLRDWLHAQCGTPIDFTEFMEHLQQAKPQDYRSVHAEAMAWLRWLRQMAPAVEKGGA, from the coding sequence ATGGCTCAGACACTGGAACAGAAACGGGCACAGCACGCCTGGCAGAAAGCCGGGGAAGGCGTTGCCAAATTCAACGAAGCCTACGTCAACGATGCCAAGGGCCTGTCGGCGCTGATCATGAATTCCGGCCTGATGCAGGTGATGGCCTTTCTCGAGGGCAAGGACGGACGCCACGCCTTCCTCGGCGGCCACCTGCGCGACTGGCTGCACGCACAGTGCGGCACGCCCATCGACTTCACGGAATTCATGGAACACCTGCAGCAGGCCAAACCGCAGGACTACCGCAGCGTCCATGCCGAGGCCATGGCCTGGCTGCGCTGGCTGCGGCAGATGGCCCCGGCCGTCGAAAAGGGAGGCGCCTGA
- the cmr6 gene encoding type III-B CRISPR module RAMP protein Cmr6: MPIAAVPGYLGQNFETASPGMRFGMYFRGWNHRFAFEKDRKHEAVETACALSVQDKKALNAIRKRQDTLHAALPDERKYLLDARSTAPFATGLGNEHPLENGFAFLWPYGLPYLPGSGVKGVLRQAARELADGNWGETKGWTEAAIEILFGPEDSNDARRGALSFWDVIPQIRGNALQVEVMTPHQSHYYRGDAAPHDSGQPVPIFFLTVPPGSGFTFHVIANPALAGELAGSWRELLQAAFEHAFDWLGFGAKTAVGYGAMRIDEDAEEQRREHMVAAQEKARLEAMSEEERLIDAVRQQLEADRAANRREPGGPLNEQRLHLLEQALEWQDGHWRCQAAQLLRETARHLPWSKKRKKAINEQLARLEEACP; encoded by the coding sequence ATGCCCATCGCCGCCGTACCCGGATATCTGGGTCAGAATTTCGAAACCGCCTCGCCCGGCATGCGTTTCGGCATGTACTTCCGGGGCTGGAACCACCGTTTCGCTTTCGAGAAAGACAGGAAGCATGAAGCCGTCGAGACCGCCTGTGCGTTGAGCGTCCAGGACAAAAAGGCCCTGAACGCCATCCGCAAACGTCAGGACACCCTGCATGCCGCCCTGCCGGATGAACGGAAGTACCTGCTTGACGCCCGCAGCACCGCCCCCTTCGCCACCGGCCTGGGCAACGAACACCCGCTGGAAAACGGCTTCGCCTTTCTGTGGCCCTACGGCCTGCCGTACTTGCCGGGCAGCGGCGTCAAGGGCGTGCTGCGCCAGGCTGCGCGGGAACTGGCCGACGGCAACTGGGGCGAGACGAAGGGCTGGACGGAGGCGGCCATCGAAATCCTGTTTGGCCCCGAGGACAGCAATGACGCCCGCCGTGGCGCCCTGAGCTTCTGGGACGTGATCCCGCAGATCCGGGGCAACGCCCTGCAGGTGGAAGTGATGACCCCGCACCAGTCGCACTACTACCGCGGCGATGCCGCGCCCCACGACTCCGGCCAGCCGGTGCCCATTTTCTTCCTCACCGTGCCGCCCGGCTCAGGCTTCACCTTCCACGTCATCGCCAACCCGGCCCTGGCGGGCGAGCTGGCCGGTTCCTGGCGCGAGCTGCTGCAGGCCGCCTTCGAACACGCCTTCGATTGGCTCGGTTTCGGCGCCAAAACGGCGGTTGGCTATGGGGCCATGCGTATCGATGAGGACGCGGAAGAACAACGGCGTGAACACATGGTTGCTGCCCAGGAAAAGGCCCGGCTGGAGGCCATGAGCGAGGAAGAACGCCTCATCGACGCCGTGCGGCAGCAGTTGGAGGCCGACCGGGCCGCCAACCGCAGGGAGCCCGGCGGCCCTCTCAACGAGCAGCGGCTACACCTCCTCGAGCAGGCACTGGAATGGCAGGATGGCCACTGGCGATGCCAGGCCGCGCAATTGCTGCGCGAGACCGCCCGCCACCTTCCTTGGTCCAAGAAGCGCAAGAAGGCCATCAACGAGCAACTCGCCCGACTGGAGGAAGCATGTCCCTGA
- the csx16 gene encoding CRISPR-associated protein Csx16 produces MSESSRQGVQGDTVLVTFLGTGDYSPVAYRMGTQSVETAHFAYAAATFYEARHVRVLATQEAEDRHGEGMRAAFAGLPGVSLEFHAIPSGKDTDELWRIFDTLIDSLQTDGPVILDITHGFRTLPFFSAAAIAHLRAVGDLSEDFRVVYGAFDASKESGVAPVWELTAFLDLLDWAHGVSVFTTTGLADPLLAAFRAQDSKQRQALAREGGRNFPRTNTLAGALERFSNDFLTLRIAAMVCGDGQEKPRSSARQLLDAIEATGKEAGEFLPALKPLLQRLTNLARGLEAPSLHGPDADQALVTLAKRYLAQKRYAEAAVVVREAWVSRHATSPAQTSAGREGFDEAGRRAAEARWNRDCAEARAVANVRNDIEHGGYRKRPLPGDSIRDQVRTLVENLEQTAREHHTPKSAGDTVGKTWFVSRHPGAVEWAQRQGIAVDNMVDHLDPEQVEAGDTVIGTLPVHLAARICERGARYWHLTLNLTADMRGRELSADDLDAAGARLEAFNIRKD; encoded by the coding sequence ATGTCTGAGTCATCACGACAGGGAGTACAGGGCGATACCGTGCTGGTCACCTTCCTCGGCACTGGCGACTACAGCCCGGTCGCCTACCGGATGGGCACACAGTCGGTGGAAACGGCCCACTTCGCTTATGCTGCCGCGACTTTCTACGAGGCCCGCCATGTCCGAGTGCTGGCAACGCAAGAGGCCGAGGACCGCCACGGAGAGGGGATGCGGGCCGCCTTCGCCGGCCTGCCAGGCGTGTCACTGGAATTCCACGCCATCCCCAGCGGCAAGGATACCGACGAACTCTGGCGCATCTTCGACACGCTCATCGACAGCCTGCAGACAGACGGCCCGGTGATCCTCGACATCACCCACGGCTTTCGTACCCTGCCCTTCTTTTCCGCCGCCGCCATCGCCCACCTACGCGCCGTCGGCGATCTGTCCGAGGATTTCCGGGTGGTGTACGGTGCCTTCGATGCCAGTAAGGAGTCCGGCGTGGCCCCCGTCTGGGAGCTGACCGCCTTCCTCGACCTGCTCGACTGGGCGCACGGCGTGAGCGTATTTACCACCACCGGCCTGGCCGATCCGCTGCTGGCTGCCTTCCGCGCGCAGGACAGCAAACAGCGCCAGGCACTGGCCCGCGAAGGAGGGCGGAACTTTCCCCGGACCAATACCCTGGCCGGTGCCTTGGAACGGTTCTCCAACGACTTTCTCACCCTCCGCATCGCCGCCATGGTCTGCGGCGATGGTCAGGAAAAACCTCGATCCAGCGCCCGGCAACTGCTCGACGCCATCGAGGCTACTGGCAAGGAAGCCGGAGAGTTCCTGCCGGCCCTCAAGCCGTTGCTGCAACGCCTCACCAACTTGGCACGGGGACTCGAAGCCCCCTCGCTGCACGGCCCCGATGCCGACCAGGCCCTGGTGACACTGGCAAAACGGTATCTTGCACAAAAACGCTACGCCGAGGCGGCCGTTGTGGTGCGTGAGGCTTGGGTGTCACGTCATGCAACAAGTCCCGCCCAGACCAGTGCCGGCCGGGAAGGCTTCGACGAGGCCGGACGCAGGGCAGCGGAAGCCCGCTGGAACCGGGACTGTGCCGAGGCCCGCGCCGTTGCCAACGTGCGCAACGACATCGAACACGGCGGCTACCGCAAGCGCCCCCTGCCGGGCGACAGCATCCGCGACCAGGTGCGAACACTGGTCGAAAACCTGGAGCAGACCGCCCGGGAACACCACACCCCGAAAAGCGCCGGGGATACCGTCGGCAAGACATGGTTCGTCAGCCGCCATCCCGGCGCGGTGGAATGGGCGCAGCGCCAGGGTATCGCCGTGGACAACATGGTTGATCACCTCGATCCGGAACAGGTGGAAGCAGGCGATACCGTCATCGGCACCCTGCCGGTCCACTTGGCAGCCCGTATCTGCGAGCGAGGCGCCCGCTACTGGCACCTCACCCTGAACCTGACGGCAGACATGCGTGGCCGGGAACTGAGCGCCGACGATCTGGACGCCGCCGGCGCCCGGCTGGAAGCCTTCAATATCCGCAAGGACTAA
- a CDS encoding DUF1887 family CARF protein, with amino-acid sequence MHTHLCLVSAQPLPNLVPLIDPTLDVKRAVLAVTTDMTERADWLEAVLRPRGIRVERLELGDAWDYDQTQSRILEWLEREGGEGIALNVTGGTKLMSIAAYESFRAYDLPIFYVHPEQDRLIWMNPDDRGSIDLADRVKLEPFLQAHGAALQLEPKRNVPEPGRLDLAEEIVLGLDKFTRILPRFNWLAVGAEKTLVSKPLENDRGELAELIDLFEAAGCLRRANGRLRFPGEKERFFAAGGWLEILVFDAVRRLRKARPGIQDVAYSIPVVREQRGKRVPNELDVAFLCNNRLHIIECKTRQFKGEGEDNDSAQALYKLDTLRDLMGGLQARAMLVSYQDLEPHDRTRAADLNIAVCAGAQLRNLRASIGDFMS; translated from the coding sequence ATGCACACCCACCTCTGCCTCGTCTCTGCCCAGCCGCTGCCCAACCTCGTGCCCCTGATCGATCCCACCCTTGACGTGAAACGGGCCGTGCTCGCCGTGACTACGGACATGACCGAGCGCGCCGACTGGTTGGAGGCGGTGCTGCGCCCGCGCGGCATTCGTGTCGAACGTCTGGAGCTGGGGGATGCCTGGGACTACGATCAGACCCAGAGCCGCATCCTTGAATGGCTCGAGCGGGAAGGGGGGGAAGGCATTGCCCTCAATGTCACCGGCGGCACCAAGCTCATGAGTATCGCCGCCTATGAAAGTTTCCGTGCCTATGACCTGCCGATATTCTACGTCCACCCCGAACAGGACAGATTGATATGGATGAATCCGGATGATCGGGGATCCATTGATCTTGCCGACCGTGTGAAGCTCGAACCCTTTCTCCAGGCTCATGGCGCAGCGCTGCAATTGGAACCTAAACGCAACGTTCCCGAACCCGGGCGACTGGACCTGGCCGAAGAGATCGTACTTGGTCTGGACAAGTTCACCAGGATCCTGCCCAGGTTCAACTGGCTTGCCGTCGGAGCCGAGAAAACCCTGGTATCCAAGCCCCTGGAAAACGACCGGGGCGAACTGGCGGAGCTGATAGATCTGTTCGAGGCGGCGGGTTGCCTCCGCCGCGCGAACGGCCGGCTGCGGTTCCCTGGTGAGAAGGAGCGATTCTTCGCAGCCGGCGGATGGTTGGAAATCCTCGTGTTCGATGCGGTACGGCGATTGCGCAAAGCTCGTCCGGGTATCCAGGATGTCGCTTATTCCATTCCGGTGGTGCGGGAGCAGCGGGGAAAACGCGTGCCCAACGAACTCGATGTGGCTTTTCTGTGCAACAACCGCTTGCATATCATCGAATGCAAGACACGCCAGTTCAAGGGAGAAGGCGAGGACAATGATAGCGCTCAGGCCCTGTACAAGCTGGATACGCTGCGCGACCTCATGGGTGGGCTACAGGCGCGAGCCATGCTGGTAAGCTACCAGGACTTGGAGCCGCATGACCGGACCCGTGCCGCCGACCTCAATATTGCGGTATGTGCAGGCGCGCAGCTTCGAAACCTGCGCGCAAGTATCGGGGATTTCATGTCGTGA
- a CDS encoding IS630 family transposase (programmed frameshift), with protein sequence MDSKTQCKELEKRRLRAGRLLLKGVPQAEVARRVGVARSTVCGWARRLEQGGLDALRSTGLRGRPGSLDKADLRELKRILLKGALASGFATEVWTLGRVRKVLDEQFGVQLSESQVSRVLGRMGFSCQRPARRALQRDERAVREWKTKRWPALKKNAAKEGRVIVFVDESGLSERPTLVRTWAPKGQTPVIQYSFTWKQLSVIAGVSFWRFYFRLFPGTIRAPQCIEFLKALKRQIGRKLLIIWDGLQVHKSRLVRQYVEDCNGQIQIEFLPAYSPELNPVEYLFGHLKPHELGNFCPRDIGELSDYARRRLRSMQRRQKTLVTAFWKQAELPL encoded by the exons ATGGACAGCAAGACGCAATGCAAAGAGCTGGAGAAGCGGCGACTGCGGGCCGGCCGCCTTCTCTTGAAAGGCGTCCCCCAGGCGGAAGTGGCGCGACGCGTGGGAGTAGCCCGATCAACGGTCTGCGGGTGGGCCCGGCGCCTGGAACAAGGCGGATTGGATGCGCTGCGGTCGACAGGTCTGCGCGGCCGTCCGGGTTCGCTGGACAAGGCCGACCTGCGTGAGCTGAAGCGGATCCTGTTGAAAGGCGCGCTGGCCAGCGGGTTTGCCACCGAGGTCTGGACCCTGGGGCGTGTGCGGAAGGTGCTGGACGAGCAGTTCGGGGTGCAGCTGTCAGAGTCGCAGGTCTCCCGCGTGCTGGGGCGCATGGGGTTCAGCTGCCAGCGGCCGGCCCGGCGCGCCTTGCAGCGCGATGAGCGTGCGGTGCGGGAGTGGAAGACCAAGCGCTGGCCGGCACTAAAAAAAA ACGCTGCAAAAGAGGGGCGTGTGATCGTGTTTGTCGATGAATCGGGTCTGTCGGAACGGCCCACACTGGTGCGCACCTGGGCACCGAAGGGACAGACGCCTGTCATCCAGTACAGCTTCACCTGGAAGCAGCTGTCGGTGATCGCCGGGGTCAGCTTCTGGCGTTTCTACTTTCGTCTGTTCCCCGGTACGATCCGTGCCCCCCAGTGCATCGAGTTCCTCAAGGCACTCAAGCGCCAGATCGGCAGGAAGCTGCTGATCATCTGGGATGGCCTGCAGGTCCACAAGAGCCGCCTGGTCCGTCAGTATGTCGAGGATTGCAATGGGCAGATTCAGATCGAGTTCCTGCCGGCCTATTCGCCGGAGCTCAACCCGGTTGAATATCTGTTCGGGCATCTCAAACCGCATGAGCTGGGTAACTTCTGTCCCAGGGACATCGGTGAATTGAGTGACTATGCCCGGCGCAGGCTCCGTTCCATGCAGCGACGCCAGAAGACACTGGTGACCGCGTTCTGGAAACAGGCCGAGCTTCCTTTGTGA
- the cas2 gene encoding CRISPR-associated endonuclease Cas2, which produces MPKRQLYLVAYDVSDARRLRCMLGAVKAHATGGQKSVFECYLSEVERTGLLREVGDILDLEEDRFFLIRLDPRSRVRTLGRAVPVADPDFFYVG; this is translated from the coding sequence ATGCCGAAGCGGCAACTCTATCTGGTGGCTTATGATGTTTCCGATGCTAGGCGGCTGCGATGCATGCTCGGCGCGGTGAAGGCGCATGCTACCGGCGGGCAGAAATCGGTATTTGAGTGCTACCTCTCAGAAGTTGAACGGACAGGGTTGTTGCGAGAGGTCGGAGATATCCTGGATTTGGAGGAAGACCGTTTTTTCCTGATCCGCCTCGACCCCAGGTCGCGTGTGAGAACGCTTGGTCGGGCAGTGCCGGTGGCGGATCCAGACTTTTTCTATGTGGGTTGA
- the cas1 gene encoding CRISPR-associated endonuclease Cas1: MGMLYVDRKNVELRHEGGRILVYEQGRCSGSVPLAQLEAVVVQGHALLDTGLLRALAGAGVGLLVLDSRRPEFTSRLEGRSHNQSSRRLEQYRRSLDETWRARFSKLLVRRKVREQRRLLAEALSRRPDLRRSLLSAVRDLDARLCELGEGMPSRERLRGLEGVAARDYFQGYCRLFPRSVNFTGRNRRPPRDPVNACLSLAYTLLQAEAVRAVQVAGLDPMLGFFHDVAFGRDSLACDLVEPLRPSVDRLVWELFRMRSLTAEHFSSSEGGCLLGKGGRRIFYSAFESQMPPIRRKLRKYALLLARSLEGREDA, from the coding sequence ATGGGCATGCTGTATGTGGATAGGAAAAATGTGGAACTGCGCCATGAGGGTGGCCGCATTCTGGTCTATGAGCAAGGCCGGTGTAGCGGTTCGGTACCCTTGGCGCAGTTGGAGGCTGTAGTGGTACAGGGCCATGCGCTGCTTGATACCGGCTTGCTTCGGGCACTTGCTGGAGCTGGGGTGGGTTTGCTGGTTCTTGATTCACGTCGACCGGAATTCACGTCAAGGTTAGAAGGGCGATCCCACAATCAGTCCAGCCGCCGGCTGGAACAGTATCGTCGTTCACTGGATGAAACATGGAGGGCGCGCTTCTCCAAGCTGTTAGTCAGGCGAAAGGTTCGCGAACAGCGGCGTCTGTTGGCCGAGGCGTTGTCGCGCCGCCCCGATTTGCGGAGATCTTTGCTATCGGCTGTGCGGGATCTGGATGCGAGGCTTTGTGAATTGGGTGAAGGCATGCCGTCACGCGAGCGTTTGCGTGGCCTGGAAGGGGTGGCAGCGCGCGACTATTTTCAGGGCTATTGTCGCCTTTTTCCACGTTCGGTCAATTTTACTGGACGCAATCGTCGGCCGCCTCGCGACCCGGTGAATGCGTGTCTGTCGCTTGCTTATACCCTTCTGCAGGCAGAGGCAGTGCGGGCGGTACAGGTTGCTGGTCTCGATCCCATGCTTGGCTTCTTTCATGATGTGGCATTTGGACGTGATTCATTGGCGTGCGATCTCGTTGAGCCTCTGAGGCCGAGTGTGGACCGCCTGGTCTGGGAGTTGTTCAGGATGAGGTCTCTGACCGCGGAACATTTCTCGTCGAGCGAAGGGGGGTGCCTCTTAGGGAAGGGAGGGCGGAGAATCTTCTATTCAGCATTCGAATCACAGATGCCGCCCATTCGCCGGAAGTTACGTAAATATGCACTGTTGCTGGCGCGTTCCCTCGAGGGGCGGGAGGATGCATGA
- a CDS encoding CRISPR-associated endonuclease Cas1 gives MSRVLYLDGVRSLRVLRDGPALRVCCLGEADRLFPLGRLSRVVVLGRVDWTTDALMACAEEHVAVEFLRRNGTPKARFSCVSDEGKPLVEMGVLLDELLDASDGDERYHAWVAGQETAARLALRNSSDWSSCPVEAGALRRMLRRRVLPYVHGVDLDCFDSRLRGLIVALLDGLLRRYGIDPGAPSLTVSGINIAGDLATIILWELEPGKLTFIRRFGRSARRHTGGKARLPLYSAVRFFEAQSDDISEKSQRLLRRLHLFLLEAPGGRS, from the coding sequence ATGAGCAGGGTACTCTATCTCGATGGTGTCCGTTCCCTTCGGGTATTGCGGGATGGTCCTGCCTTGCGGGTATGCTGCCTTGGTGAGGCGGACCGGCTCTTTCCACTCGGGCGGTTGTCGCGGGTGGTAGTTCTGGGTCGCGTCGACTGGACGACGGATGCTTTGATGGCTTGCGCAGAAGAACATGTGGCGGTTGAGTTCCTGAGGCGTAATGGCACACCCAAGGCGCGCTTTTCATGTGTCTCCGATGAAGGCAAGCCGCTGGTGGAAATGGGTGTGCTGTTGGACGAGTTGCTGGATGCTTCTGACGGCGACGAGCGTTATCACGCCTGGGTTGCAGGACAGGAGACGGCAGCTCGGCTGGCATTGAGGAATAGCAGTGACTGGTCTTCATGTCCGGTAGAGGCAGGAGCACTGCGCCGGATGCTTCGTCGGCGGGTTCTTCCATATGTACATGGTGTCGACCTGGATTGTTTCGACAGCCGTTTGAGGGGGTTGATCGTTGCTCTGTTGGACGGGTTGTTGCGGCGTTATGGTATTGATCCGGGGGCACCTTCGCTGACTGTTTCGGGGATCAATATAGCAGGTGATCTTGCAACGATTATTTTGTGGGAACTTGAACCCGGCAAGTTGACCTTCATCCGGCGTTTTGGCCGTTCAGCGCGCCGGCATACAGGTGGGAAGGCCAGGCTCCCGCTGTATTCCGCAGTGCGATTCTTCGAGGCACAGTCAGATGATATCTCGGAGAAATCGCAGAGATTACTGCGGCGCTTGCATTTGTTTCTCTTGGAGGCGCCGGGTGGCCGTTCGTGA
- the cas2 gene encoding CRISPR-associated endonuclease Cas2: MAVRESRFYLVCYDISDPRRLARLHRYLSARAVPVQYSVFILWADSVKVDALVREILEIINPREDDVRVYPLPRQIELETLGRRGLPEGLLLTGVSGAPLPLLEA; the protein is encoded by the coding sequence GTGGCCGTTCGTGAGTCCCGTTTCTATCTTGTGTGCTACGACATCAGCGATCCGAGGCGCCTTGCTCGCCTGCATCGATACCTGTCGGCAAGGGCCGTTCCGGTGCAATATTCCGTGTTCATCCTTTGGGCAGATAGCGTAAAGGTCGATGCGTTGGTGAGGGAAATCCTCGAAATTATAAATCCCAGAGAGGACGACGTGCGTGTTTACCCGCTACCTAGGCAGATCGAGCTGGAAACCTTGGGACGCCGCGGACTACCAGAGGGTTTATTGCTGACTGGTGTCTCCGGTGCGCCGCTGCCCTTGCTGGAGGCATAA
- a CDS encoding mercuric transporter MerT family protein has translation MADDLSPGPNRPLIAAALAAVGASLCCVAPLLLVALGVGGAWLGSLTALEPYRPIFIGGVLLFLGLAFRRLYLLPAACSPGEACALPRVRRNQRRVFWLASLLLLALLAFPYYASLLFG, from the coding sequence ATGGCCGACGACTTGTCCCCCGGTCCCAACCGCCCGCTGATTGCCGCTGCGCTGGCCGCTGTCGGTGCCTCGCTGTGCTGTGTTGCGCCCCTGTTGCTGGTGGCGTTGGGGGTCGGCGGCGCCTGGCTTGGAAGCCTCACCGCGCTGGAGCCCTACCGGCCGATCTTTATCGGCGGGGTTCTGCTGTTCCTGGGACTGGCCTTCCGACGGCTGTACCTGCTGCCTGCTGCCTGTTCGCCGGGCGAGGCCTGTGCGCTTCCGCGCGTGCGGCGTAACCAGCGCCGTGTCTTCTGGCTGGCAAGCCTGCTGTTGCTGGCGCTGCTCGCCTTTCCCTATTACGCCTCGCTGCTTTTTGGTTGA
- the merP gene encoding mercury resistance system periplasmic binding protein MerP, translating to MLPGRLSAWLFAFATTLSLLAAPAWSAEPQAVTLDVPGMTCAACPITVRLALKRVPGVISATADFDSKTATVRFDPDRTDVQALIRATTEAGYPSRPAATQ from the coding sequence ATGCTACCTGGACGCTTGTCTGCCTGGCTGTTCGCCTTCGCTACGACACTGTCGTTGCTTGCCGCCCCGGCCTGGTCGGCCGAACCGCAGGCGGTGACCCTGGATGTGCCGGGCATGACCTGTGCTGCCTGCCCCATCACCGTGCGTCTGGCGTTGAAGCGGGTACCGGGGGTGATCTCGGCCACGGCCGATTTCGACAGCAAGACCGCTACGGTTCGCTTCGATCCGGACCGGACCGATGTCCAGGCGCTGATCAGGGCGACGACAGAGGCCGGTTACCCCTCGCGCCCTGCTGCAACGCAATGA